In Streptomyces nojiriensis, the sequence GGCGCGCAGCGGCGGATGGTCGTGGACGCGCAGGTCCGAGGTGAACAGGACGACCGAGACGTTCATGGTGCTGCTCCTGGCATCGGGCCACCGGGCGGACGCGGGAGGGGTCGCACGGTGGTCACTGGGCTGGCCTTGCCCGTCATTCGGCGCGGGCGGCCGCCGCGGATGCAGCGTTCGCGGGGGATGCGGCGGATCCCGGGGCCGCGGCCGGGCCGCGGTCGTCACCCGCCTCCGCCGTGCGCGCGATGTTGCGGGCCATGCCCCCGAAGACCACGGCGTGGAACGGCGAGACGGTCCACCAGTACAGGTGGCCGGCCAGGCCGCGCGGGTGGAAGAGCGCCCGCTGCCGGTACCGGGCGCGGCCGTCCCCGTCGTCCTCGGCGTACATCTCCAGCCAGGCGAGGCCGGGCAGCCGCATCTCGGCGCGGAGCCTGAGCAGCCGGCCGCGCTCGATCTCCTCGACCCGCCAGAAGTCCAGGGAGTCGCCGACCCGCAGGTGTGCGGCGTCCCGGCGGCCGCGGCGCAGTCCGACGCCCCCGACGAGCCGGTCGAACCAGCCGCGGACGGCCCAGGCGAGCGGGAAGGAGTACCAGCCGTTCTCCCCGCCGATCCCCTCCACGACCCGCCACAGGGCCTGCGGCGAGGCTTCGACGGTGCGTTCGCGGACATCGGAGTAGAGGCTGCCGCCGGCCCAGTCGGGGTCGGTGGGCAGCGGGTCGCTCGGCGCGCCGGGCACGGAGGCGGAGGACCAGCGGGTGAGGACCTGGGCGTCGCGGACCTTCTGGAGGGCGTAGGTGAGGGCCGTGTCGAAGTCGAGGGGGGCGCCGGGCGGGTCGGGCACCCAGGTGGCGATGTCGTGCTCGTCGCAGACGACCTCGTACTTGAGGGACTCCGCGAGGGGGCGGGCGATGGCGCGGGGCACCGGGGTGACCAGGCCGACCCAGTGGCTGGAGAGCCGCGGGGTGAGGACCGGTACGGGCAGGATGAGCCGCTGGGGCAGCCCGTCGACGCGGGCGTAGCGGCGCATCATGTCGAGGTAGGTGAGGACGTCGGGGCCGCCGATGTCGAAGGCGCGGCTGACGTCGGCGGGCATGCGGGCGCTGCCGACCAGGTAGCGCAGGACGTCGCGGACGGCGATGGGCTGGATACGGGTGCGCACCCAGCTGGGGGTGACCATCACGGGCAGCCGCTCGGTCAGGTAGCGGAGCATCTCGAAGGAGGCCGAACCGGAGCCGATGATGACGGCGGCGCGGAGCACCGTGGTGGGGACGCCGGAGTCGAGGAGGATGCGCCCGACCTCGGCGCGGGAGCGCAGATGGGGCGAGAGGTCCCGGTCGGGAACCCCGCTCGGGGTGAGTCCGCCCAGGTAGACGATGCGGCGGACGCCGGCGGCGCGGGCCTGCTCGGCGAAGGTCCGTGCGACCAGGCGGTCGGTGTGCTCGAAGTCGCGCCCGGTGCCGAGGGCGTGCACGAGGTAGTAGGCGACGTCCACGTCCCGCAGGGCGGGGGCGAGCGACGCGGCGTCGGTGACGTCGCCGCGGACGATCTCCGCCTGCCCGGCCCAGGGATGGTCGCGCAGTTTCTCCGGGGTGCGGGCGAGGCAGCGCACCCGGTGGCCCGCGGTGATGAGCTCGGGGACGAGCCGGCCGCCGATGTAGCCGGTGGCTCCGGTGACCAGGCACCGTGTGCCCGGGGCCGAGGGTCCTTGTGCGTCCGTCATGGAGTTGCTCCGATCGGGTGTCGCGGGTACTCCCCCGGAGTTCTTCCGGGGGCACGGTCCGGCTGGATGCACGGACCGCCGCCCACGAGCTGATCGTCCGGAGCGCGCCTACTTGGGCATGAGGACCGTGTCGACGATGTAGACGGTGGCGTTGGCGGTGGGGACGTTGCCGCAGACCACCTTGGAGGAATTGTTCACCTGGTAGGCGGTGCCCGAGCCCTTGGTGGTGATCATGCCCTTCTGGAGGGTCTGGAAGGATCCGCCGCCCAGTTGCTGCGGGGTGAGCTTCTCGCCGACGACGTGGTACGTGAGGATCTTGGTCAGGGTCGCCTTGTCGGCCAGGACCTTGTCCAGGTCCGCCTTCGGGATCTTCGCGAACGCGTCGTTCGTCGGGGCGAACACCGTGATGTCCTGGGCGTTGTTCAAGGTGTCCACCAGGCCTGCCTTCTTCACGGCCGTGACCAGGGTCGACAGCGCCGGGTTGTTCGAGGCGGCGGTGGCGACCGGGGCCTGCGCCATGCCG encodes:
- a CDS encoding fasciclin domain-containing protein yields the protein MSIHTFRRATLAVTAAVLLPLALSACSEESTSNQGAAAPDALSSPQPVGQTGTGAGGPFGPACASVPKSGAGSFDGMAQAPVATAASNNPALSTLVTAVKKAGLVDTLNNAQDITVFAPTNDAFAKIPKADLDKVLADKATLTKILTYHVVGEKLTPQQLGGGSFQTLQKGMITTKGSGTAYQVNNSSKVVCGNVPTANATVYIVDTVLMPK
- a CDS encoding SDR family oxidoreductase, which produces MTDAQGPSAPGTRCLVTGATGYIGGRLVPELITAGHRVRCLARTPEKLRDHPWAGQAEIVRGDVTDAASLAPALRDVDVAYYLVHALGTGRDFEHTDRLVARTFAEQARAAGVRRIVYLGGLTPSGVPDRDLSPHLRSRAEVGRILLDSGVPTTVLRAAVIIGSGSASFEMLRYLTERLPVMVTPSWVRTRIQPIAVRDVLRYLVGSARMPADVSRAFDIGGPDVLTYLDMMRRYARVDGLPQRLILPVPVLTPRLSSHWVGLVTPVPRAIARPLAESLKYEVVCDEHDIATWVPDPPGAPLDFDTALTYALQKVRDAQVLTRWSSASVPGAPSDPLPTDPDWAGGSLYSDVRERTVEASPQALWRVVEGIGGENGWYSFPLAWAVRGWFDRLVGGVGLRRGRRDAAHLRVGDSLDFWRVEEIERGRLLRLRAEMRLPGLAWLEMYAEDDGDGRARYRQRALFHPRGLAGHLYWWTVSPFHAVVFGGMARNIARTAEAGDDRGPAAAPGSAASPANAASAAAARAE